The Desulfatiglans anilini DSM 4660 genome contains a region encoding:
- a CDS encoding LysR family transcriptional regulator has product MILNMNQLRAFYTAAKQNSITKAAEVLMVTPPAISKQVRQLEETIGMKLLYRSGNTIELTDIGRDVFRESEAVFEKITEMENYLEDISIGKLGELRIGCPQTPAKYIMPRLIARFKETHPGIRIIVDQGTNMEMVRNLLTSRNDLALIRNRPDDRRLKMKVLRNEEILLLAAPHSRHLPGREISVTLLDRLPLILPKEGSAVRDVTLEYLQRYKISPNVVMESGSIGLVKELIRQDTGLCFLERYAVAEDLARERLTAVTILEGSPKVEFGIGYFHKKHLSPAAWAFLRLLDKLDDIVPTVSS; this is encoded by the coding sequence ATGATTTTGAACATGAACCAGCTGAGGGCCTTTTATACAGCAGCCAAGCAGAACAGCATCACCAAGGCTGCGGAGGTCCTGATGGTCACGCCTCCCGCCATCTCCAAGCAGGTCCGACAACTCGAAGAGACCATCGGGATGAAACTCCTCTATCGCAGCGGCAACACCATCGAGCTGACCGACATCGGCCGGGATGTCTTCCGCGAGAGCGAGGCGGTTTTCGAGAAGATTACGGAGATGGAGAACTATCTCGAAGACATCTCGATCGGCAAGCTCGGAGAGCTGCGGATCGGGTGCCCCCAGACGCCCGCCAAGTACATCATGCCCCGGCTGATCGCCCGGTTCAAGGAGACCCACCCGGGCATCCGGATCATCGTGGACCAAGGCACGAACATGGAGATGGTCCGGAACCTCCTCACCAGTCGGAACGATCTCGCCCTCATCCGCAACCGGCCGGACGACCGGCGGCTGAAGATGAAGGTGCTGCGGAACGAAGAGATTCTCCTCCTGGCCGCTCCACACAGCCGCCACCTGCCCGGACGCGAGATCTCCGTCACGCTCCTCGACCGGCTCCCCCTCATCCTGCCGAAGGAGGGTTCCGCCGTGAGGGACGTGACCCTCGAATACCTTCAACGCTACAAGATCTCGCCGAACGTCGTCATGGAGTCGGGCAGCATCGGCCTCGTGAAGGAGCTCATCCGCCAGGACACGGGGCTGTGCTTCCTCGAGCGCTATGCGGTAGCGGAGGATCTCGCCCGGGAGCGTTTGACCGCCGTCACCATCCTCGAGGGCTCCCCCAAGGTGGAGTTCGGCATAGGGTACTTCCACAAAAAGCACCTGTCCCCCGCCGCATGGGCCTTTCTGCGGCTCCTCGACAAGCTCGACGACATCGTGCCCACTGTTTCCTCCTGA